From Coffea arabica cultivar ET-39 chromosome 2e, Coffea Arabica ET-39 HiFi, whole genome shotgun sequence, the proteins below share one genomic window:
- the LOC113732334 gene encoding uncharacterized protein isoform X2, translated as MALSTPIPVTSSSLSLCRTTLQSPRIYRKRLPFSPLASLQSSSSPSSSSHHESSSTAAAPAQIKVESAKATSSVKGFDYALANTNVGPVVRFVESTESNIERAIFDFRFLALLAVGGSLAGSMLCFLNGCIYIFEAYKVYWTSCVKGIHTGNMVLRLVEAIDVYLAGTVMLIFGMGLYGLFISNVDPNESPASDRALKGSSLFGMFALKERPKWMKISSLDELKTKVGHVIVMILLVKMFERSKMVTIVTGE; from the exons ATGGCACTCTCAACTCCCATCCCAGtaacttcttcttctctttcccTCTGCAGAACAACCCTTCAATCTCCAAGAATTTACAGAAAACGCCTCCCCTTTTCTCCGCTTGCTTCTCTGCAAAGCTCATCTtctccatcttcttcttctcatCATGAATCATCATCAACAGCAGCAGCACCAGCCCAAATTAAAGTTGAGTCTGCAAAGGCAACCAGTTCAGTAAAGGGGTTTGACTATGCTTTGGCAAACACAAACGTAGGCCCGGTTGTGAGATTTGTTGAGTCCACTGAATCAAACATTGAAAGg GCAATATTCGACTTTCGCTTTTTGGCACTTTTAGCTGTTGGAGGTTCTCTGGCAGGTTCTATGCTCTGCTTTCTTAAT GGTTGCATTTACATCTTTGAAGCATACAAAGTTTATTGGACAAGCTGCGTCAAAGGAATTCATACTGGAAACATGGTTCTACGACTAGTTGAAGCAATTG ATGTATATCTAGCTGGAACTGTAATGTTAATTTTTGGGATGGGCTTGTATGGATTGTTCATCTCTAATGTGGATCCTAATGAATCTCCTGCTTCTGATCGTGCCCTTAAGGGTTCTTCCTTATTTGGGATGTTTGCACTGAAG GAGAGACCAAAATGGATGAAAATTAGTTCGCTTGACGAGTTAAAGACTAAAGTAGGACATGTAATTGTCATGATTCTTTTAGTGAAGATGTTTGAAAGAAGCAAGATGGTAACAATAGTAACTG GTGAATGA
- the LOC113732334 gene encoding uncharacterized protein isoform X1, whose product MALSTPIPVTSSSLSLCRTTLQSPRIYRKRLPFSPLASLQSSSSPSSSSHHESSSTAAAPAQIKVESAKATSSVKGFDYALANTNVGPVVRFVESTESNIERAIFDFRFLALLAVGGSLAGSMLCFLNGCIYIFEAYKVYWTSCVKGIHTGNMVLRLVEAIDVYLAGTVMLIFGMGLYGLFISNVDPNESPASDRALKGSSLFGMFALKERPKWMKISSLDELKTKVGHVIVMILLVKMFERSKMVTIVTAFRRRGFKELHQWAATNELWRKRGIIILDKLP is encoded by the exons ATGGCACTCTCAACTCCCATCCCAGtaacttcttcttctctttcccTCTGCAGAACAACCCTTCAATCTCCAAGAATTTACAGAAAACGCCTCCCCTTTTCTCCGCTTGCTTCTCTGCAAAGCTCATCTtctccatcttcttcttctcatCATGAATCATCATCAACAGCAGCAGCACCAGCCCAAATTAAAGTTGAGTCTGCAAAGGCAACCAGTTCAGTAAAGGGGTTTGACTATGCTTTGGCAAACACAAACGTAGGCCCGGTTGTGAGATTTGTTGAGTCCACTGAATCAAACATTGAAAGg GCAATATTCGACTTTCGCTTTTTGGCACTTTTAGCTGTTGGAGGTTCTCTGGCAGGTTCTATGCTCTGCTTTCTTAAT GGTTGCATTTACATCTTTGAAGCATACAAAGTTTATTGGACAAGCTGCGTCAAAGGAATTCATACTGGAAACATGGTTCTACGACTAGTTGAAGCAATTG ATGTATATCTAGCTGGAACTGTAATGTTAATTTTTGGGATGGGCTTGTATGGATTGTTCATCTCTAATGTGGATCCTAATGAATCTCCTGCTTCTGATCGTGCCCTTAAGGGTTCTTCCTTATTTGGGATGTTTGCACTGAAG GAGAGACCAAAATGGATGAAAATTAGTTCGCTTGACGAGTTAAAGACTAAAGTAGGACATGTAATTGTCATGATTCTTTTAGTGAAGATGTTTGAAAGAAGCAAGATGGTAACAATAGTAACTG CTTTCCGACGTCGTGGCTTTAAAGAACTGCATCAGTGGGCAGCTACGAATGAACTCTGGCGGAAAAGGGGAATCATTATTCTGGACAAACTACCATAA
- the LOC113732335 gene encoding phenylacetaldehyde reductase, which translates to MSGEGKVVCVTGASGYIASWLVKLLLERGYAVKASVRDLNDPRKTEFLEALNGAKERLHLFQANLLEEGSFDAVVDGCEGVFHAASPVQLSVSNPQAQLLDPAVKGTLNVLQSCAKVQSIKRVILTSSIAAVATNDELKDGVIVDESWLSNPLYCEEHKLWYRLSKILAENAAWDFSKEHGIDMISINPGMVIGPFLQPSATLSAEVILSLVNGIDPFPNMIIPWVDVRDVAYSHIVAFEIASASGRYCVAERTAGCCELIKILTELFPNLQLPDKCSNGSPLIQLKYDVSNEKVKGLGIEFMPLEVSLKDTIESFKEMKLVSL; encoded by the exons ATGAGCGGAGAAGGGAAGGTGGTGTGCGTGACTGGAGCTTCGGGATACATAGCTTCATGGCTAGTCAAGCTGTTGCTTGAGCGTGGCTATGCTGTTAAAGCTTCAGTTCGTGACCTCA ATGATCCAAGAAAGACAGAATTCTTGGAGGCACTGAATGGAGCCAAGGAAAGACTTCACTTGTTCCAGGCAAACTTACTAGAAGAGGGATCCTTTGATGCAGTGGTTGATGGATGTGAAGGCGTTTTCCATGCTGCATCTCCAGTTCAACTTTCAGTGAGCAATCCGCAG GCACAGCTATTGGATCCTGCAGTGAAGGGAACGCTGAATGTGCTACAGTCTTGTGCCAAAGTTCAATCTATCAAAAGAGTGATTTTAACGTCTTCTATTGCAGCAGTTGCTACCAATGATGAATTAAAGGACGGTGTCATAGTTGATGAAAGTTGGCTTTCAAATCCATTATATTGTGAGGAGCACAAG TTATGGTATCGACTATCAAAAATTTTGGCAGAGAATGCTGCTTGGGATTTCTCAAAGGAGCATGGTATTGACATGATTTCAATTAATCCAGGAATGGTCATTGGTCCATTCTTGCAGCCTTCTGCCACTTTGAGTGCAGAAGTGATCTTGAGCCTAGTAAATG GAATTGACCCATTCCCTAATATGATTATACCATGGGTTGATGTTAGAGACGTTGCATATTCACATATTGTTGCCTTTGAAATCGCTTCTGCCAGTGGAAGATATTGCGTAGCTGAGAGAACTGCAGGCTGCTGTGAGCTTATCAAGATTCTGACTGAACTCTTCCCTAATCTCCAATTGCCAGATAA ATGTTCTAATGGCAGTCCACTAATTCAGCTGAAATATGATGTATCAAATGAGAAAGTAAAAGGTTTGGGCATTGAGTTCATGCCTTTGGAGGTGAGCCTCAAGGATACTATCGAAAGCTTCAAAGAGATGAAATTAGTCAGCCTTTGA
- the LOC113732336 gene encoding RNA polymerase sigma factor sigD, chloroplastic-like, with the protein MAISGCSSTNHSSTLPTISFSYYSPTKSCHQVFNNLQLPPSHSSSKHALKSTPEVTFATSTATHEGVTLTIDAAKAARAAVASAFEIENFLDFRERKKDDEEKSWRNGVLMRRKRRRKRRKAFSESVENEKVIMNVAIKPTNSGQYLTPKQEAEYTLCLKEEARVEAVRKRIEETSENEVTLAQWAKAAGMSKNSLDKVLCDGREAQERITRCYRRLVISVASSYQGKGLSLQDLIQEGNLGLLHGAKKFNPEKGYKLSTYVYWWIRQAITKAIAKKSKITRLPGSVSELVPRICEANAVLSRRLRKLPTCQEIAEAVKRDMLTVWLALERNREPISLDQPIVAGASMSLQEIVAGPDETTPEAIVKKQFMKRDIEKLLKGLCDREVNILRLYYGLNGNTPQSFEEIGRHLELSRERVRQISCTALTKLRQTSMVNDLITYILHS; encoded by the exons ATGGCGATCAGTGGATGCTCATCTACAAACCATTCATCAACTCTTCCCACTATATCCTTCTCTTACTATAGTCCAACTAAATCATGTCATCAAGTTTTCAACAATCTTCAGCTTCCTCCAAGTCATTCTTCCTCTAAGCATGCTCTGAAGTCAACTCCTGAGGTTACATTTGCCACTTCTACAGCTACTCATGAGGGTGTGACACTCACCATTGATGCTGCTAAGGCTGCAAGAGCTGCGGTTGCTTCCGCATTTGAAATTGAGAACTTCTTGGATTTCAGAGAGAGGAAGAAAGATGATGAAGAGAAGAGTTGGAGAAATGGAGTGTTGATGAGGAGGAAGaggagaagaaaaaggagaaaggcTTTTTCAGAGAGTGTGGAGAATGAGAAAGTAATTATGAATGTTGCTATAAAACCAACCAATTCAGGGCAATATTTGACACCTAAACAAGAGGCAGAATATACTCTTTGCCTTAAG GAAGAGGCAAGAGTTGAAGCTGTGAGAAAGAGAATTGAAGAGACTAGTGAGAATGAAGTCACTTTAGCTCAATGGGCCAAGGCAGCAGGGATGAGTAAAAATTCACTAGATAAGGTTTTGTGTGATGGCAGAGAAGCTCAGGAAAGAATCACAAGATGCTACAGAAGACTTGTAATTTCTGTTGCATCTTCTTATCAAGGCAAAGGGTTGAGCTTGCAAGATCTGATCCAG GAAGGAAATCTTGGGCTTCTTCATGGTGCAAAGAAATTCAATCCAGAGAAGGGCTATAAGCTATCAACTTATGTTTACTGGTGGATTAGGCAAGCTATCACCAAAGCGATAGCAAAGAAGTCTAAAATTACTCGGCTGCCG GGAAGCGTAAGTGAACTGGTCCCAAGGATATGCGAGGCAAATGCTGTCTTAAGCAGGAGGCTACGGAAGCTGCCAACATGCCAAGAAATTGCAGAAGCAGTTAAAAGGGACATGTTGACTGTGTGGCTTGCTCTTGAAAGAAACAGAGAGCCAATTTCCCTAGATCAACCAATAGTAGCTGGAGCTTCCATGTCATTGCAG GAGATTGTAGCAGGGCCAGATGAAACAACTCCAGAAGCAATAGTGAAGAAACAGTTCATGAAGAGGGATATAGAGAAACTGCTCAAGGGACTATGTGATAGAGAAGTAAATATCTTAAGACTGTACTATGGCCTAAATGGGAATACTCCTCAATCATTCGAGGAGATAGGAAGACACCTAGAACTTTCAAGAGAGCGAGTACGGCAGATCAGTTGCACAGCCTTAACAAAATTACGTCAGACTAGTATGGTAAATGATTTGATAACATATATATTGCATAGCTGA